A single window of Nicotiana sylvestris chromosome 3, ASM39365v2, whole genome shotgun sequence DNA harbors:
- the LOC104225574 gene encoding plant cysteine oxidase 2-like isoform X2 has protein sequence MNIGRILLTKKSLLTGRTYFYLSKKMMKKKTKKESERRKLIRKRSPKEKNMVQKLYDTCKEVFANGKAGYVPPPSDIHRLKLVLDSLEPEDIKLTVPSLEFSSRSGTEDEAPLVTYIKLHECNKFSIGIFCLPPCGVIPLHNHPGMTVFCKLLAGTMHATSYDWVQNHQQFNHCEQQSGIRLAKVHFDADITAPCDASVLFPKSGGNLHCFKALTPCILLDVLGPPYSESEGRHCTYYQDFTYDCFSDVKEVKVEEDGTRYAWLEEKNEQFVVLGGTYEGPTIQI, from the exons ATGAATATTGGGAGGATTTTGTTAACTAAAAAGAGCCTGTTGACAGGACGAACTTATTTTTATTTATcgaagaagatgatgaagaagaaaacgaagaagGAATCTGAAAGGAGAAAGCTAATTAGAAAGagatcgccaaaagagaagaataTGGTTCAAAAGTTGTATGATACTTGCAAGGAAGTGTTTGCTAATGGTAAGGCTGGCTATGTTCCTCCTCCCTCCGACATCCACCGACTAAAGTTGGTACTCG ATAGTCTGGAACCAGAAGATATCAAGCTTACAGTGCCAAGCTTGGAATTTTCAAGTAGAAGTGGAACTGAAGATGAAGCTCCTCTTGTCACCTACATTAAGCTTCATGAATGCAACAAATtttcg ATAGGGATCTTCTGTTTGCCACCTTGTGGGGTAATTCCTCTTCATAATCATCCCGGCATGACCGTGTTCTGCAAGCTTCTAGCTGGAACCATGCATGCCACGTCATATGATTGGGTGCAGAATCACCAACAGTTTAACCATT GCGAGCAGCAATCTGGAATCCGGCTAGCAAAGGTTCATTTTGATGCAGACATCACTGCACCGTgcgatgcatcagttctattcccGAAATCAGGAGGAAATTTGCACTGCTTCAAAGCTCTAACACCATGTATTCTACTAGATGTTTTAGGGCCACCATACTCGGAATCTGAAGGCCGTCATTGTACATACTATCAAGATTTCACTTATGACTGTTTTTCCG ATGTTAAAGAAGTGAAGGTGGAAGAAGATGGCACAAGATATGCATGGCTTGAAGAAAAAAACGAGCAGTTCGTGGTGTTAGGGGGAACATATGAGGGTCCTACAATTCAAATATAA
- the LOC104225574 gene encoding plant cysteine oxidase 2-like isoform X3, with protein sequence MMKKKTKKESERRKLIRKRSPKEKNMVQKLYDTCKEVFANGKAGYVPPPSDIHRLKLVLDSLEPEDIKLTVPSLEFSSRSGTEDEAPLVTYIKLHECNKFSIGIFCLPPCGVIPLHNHPGMTVFCKLLAGTMHATSYDWVQNHQQFNHCEQQSGIRLAKVHFDADITAPCDASVLFPKSGGNLHCFKALTPCILLDVLGPPYSESEGRHCTYYQDFTYDCFSGMTEDVKEVKVEEDGTRYAWLEEKNEQFVVLGGTYEGPTIQI encoded by the exons atgatgaagaagaaaacgaagaagGAATCTGAAAGGAGAAAGCTAATTAGAAAGagatcgccaaaagagaagaataTGGTTCAAAAGTTGTATGATACTTGCAAGGAAGTGTTTGCTAATGGTAAGGCTGGCTATGTTCCTCCTCCCTCCGACATCCACCGACTAAAGTTGGTACTCG ATAGTCTGGAACCAGAAGATATCAAGCTTACAGTGCCAAGCTTGGAATTTTCAAGTAGAAGTGGAACTGAAGATGAAGCTCCTCTTGTCACCTACATTAAGCTTCATGAATGCAACAAATtttcg ATAGGGATCTTCTGTTTGCCACCTTGTGGGGTAATTCCTCTTCATAATCATCCCGGCATGACCGTGTTCTGCAAGCTTCTAGCTGGAACCATGCATGCCACGTCATATGATTGGGTGCAGAATCACCAACAGTTTAACCATT GCGAGCAGCAATCTGGAATCCGGCTAGCAAAGGTTCATTTTGATGCAGACATCACTGCACCGTgcgatgcatcagttctattcccGAAATCAGGAGGAAATTTGCACTGCTTCAAAGCTCTAACACCATGTATTCTACTAGATGTTTTAGGGCCACCATACTCGGAATCTGAAGGCCGTCATTGTACATACTATCAAGATTTCACTTATGACTGTTTTTCCGGTATGACAGAAG ATGTTAAAGAAGTGAAGGTGGAAGAAGATGGCACAAGATATGCATGGCTTGAAGAAAAAAACGAGCAGTTCGTGGTGTTAGGGGGAACATATGAGGGTCCTACAATTCAAATATAA
- the LOC104225574 gene encoding plant cysteine oxidase 2-like isoform X1, which produces MNIGRILLTKKSLLTGRTYFYLSKKMMKKKTKKESERRKLIRKRSPKEKNMVQKLYDTCKEVFANGKAGYVPPPSDIHRLKLVLDSLEPEDIKLTVPSLEFSSRSGTEDEAPLVTYIKLHECNKFSIGIFCLPPCGVIPLHNHPGMTVFCKLLAGTMHATSYDWVQNHQQFNHCEQQSGIRLAKVHFDADITAPCDASVLFPKSGGNLHCFKALTPCILLDVLGPPYSESEGRHCTYYQDFTYDCFSGMTEDVKEVKVEEDGTRYAWLEEKNEQFVVLGGTYEGPTIQI; this is translated from the exons ATGAATATTGGGAGGATTTTGTTAACTAAAAAGAGCCTGTTGACAGGACGAACTTATTTTTATTTATcgaagaagatgatgaagaagaaaacgaagaagGAATCTGAAAGGAGAAAGCTAATTAGAAAGagatcgccaaaagagaagaataTGGTTCAAAAGTTGTATGATACTTGCAAGGAAGTGTTTGCTAATGGTAAGGCTGGCTATGTTCCTCCTCCCTCCGACATCCACCGACTAAAGTTGGTACTCG ATAGTCTGGAACCAGAAGATATCAAGCTTACAGTGCCAAGCTTGGAATTTTCAAGTAGAAGTGGAACTGAAGATGAAGCTCCTCTTGTCACCTACATTAAGCTTCATGAATGCAACAAATtttcg ATAGGGATCTTCTGTTTGCCACCTTGTGGGGTAATTCCTCTTCATAATCATCCCGGCATGACCGTGTTCTGCAAGCTTCTAGCTGGAACCATGCATGCCACGTCATATGATTGGGTGCAGAATCACCAACAGTTTAACCATT GCGAGCAGCAATCTGGAATCCGGCTAGCAAAGGTTCATTTTGATGCAGACATCACTGCACCGTgcgatgcatcagttctattcccGAAATCAGGAGGAAATTTGCACTGCTTCAAAGCTCTAACACCATGTATTCTACTAGATGTTTTAGGGCCACCATACTCGGAATCTGAAGGCCGTCATTGTACATACTATCAAGATTTCACTTATGACTGTTTTTCCGGTATGACAGAAG ATGTTAAAGAAGTGAAGGTGGAAGAAGATGGCACAAGATATGCATGGCTTGAAGAAAAAAACGAGCAGTTCGTGGTGTTAGGGGGAACATATGAGGGTCCTACAATTCAAATATAA